From a region of the Triticum aestivum cultivar Chinese Spring chromosome 7D, IWGSC CS RefSeq v2.1, whole genome shotgun sequence genome:
- the LOC123170774 gene encoding putative E3 ubiquitin-protein ligase RING1a, whose translation MLDRAFPSPQTVLLPMDISNDHDYLHLLPEDQGGGGGGGGGGGGGGGEEVFAVGLLRHVLRYSFEGIQQLGAAMADIVPSTTVIDAPDELEFAAGGDDPEFVAAQEEEEEEEEEEEEEEEEEEEDHDDDNDEEEAFAVALLREVLLCGIVAIQKFGTAIVANTADIILSMAGGDEKEDDEEVEEEDSEDYDAEEEEESDEEDEEEEDEEDEEDEDEEDQEEAVLRLREVLRYHFAAQLAALETVEAPFDSSDCPICLDDAMVGGVWKETPCGHSFHGWCLETWLQANRSCPMCRARC comes from the coding sequence ATGCTTGATCGTGCATTCCCTTCACCACAAACTGTGTTGCTTCCCATGGACATCAGCAATGACCATGACTACCTGCACCTACTACCTGAggaccaaggaggaggaggaggaggaggtggtggtggcggtggcggtggtggtgaagAAGTCTTTGCCGTTGGGCTGCTGCGCCATGTTCTCCGCTACAGCTTCGAGGGCATACAACAGCTTGGCGCCGCCATGGCTGACATCGTCCCGTCCACCACCGTCATAGATGCTCCGGACGAGTTGGAGTTTGCAGCTGGCGGAGACGACCCAGAGTTTGTGGCggcacaagaagaagaagaagaagaagaagaagaagaagaagaagaagaagaagaagaagaagaagaccacgacgacgacaacgatgaagaAGAAGCCTTCGCGGTTGCACTGCTGCGCGAGGTTCTCCTCTGTGGCATTGTGGCGATACAAAAGTTCGGCACTGCCATTGTGGCCAACACAGCCGACATCATCTTGAGCATGGCCGGCGGTgacgaaaaggaggatgatgaagAGGTAGAAGAGGAGGACTCAGAAGACTATGAtgctgaggaggaagaggagagtgatgaagaggatgaagaagaggaggatgaagaggacgaagaagacgaggatgaggaggacCAAGAAGAAGCCGTGCTGCGCCTGCGCGAAGTTCTCCGCTACCACTTCGCGGCACAACTGGCAGCGCTGGAGACGGTGGAGGCACCGTTCGACAGCAGCGATTGCCCGATCTGTCTGGACGATGCCATGGTGGGCGGGGTGTGGAAAGAGACGCCCTGTGGACACAGCTTCCACGGGTGGTGCCTGGAGACGTGGCTGCAGGCGAACCGGAGCTGCCCCATGTGCCGCGCCAGGTGCTGA